A region from the Neomonachus schauinslandi chromosome 2, ASM220157v2, whole genome shotgun sequence genome encodes:
- the SMARCAD1 gene encoding SWI/SNF-related matrix-associated actin-dependent regulator of chromatin subfamily A containing DEAD/H box 1 isoform X2 translates to MIQDASLSVLCFTTKEFTKMSKTNGLSEDLIWHCKTLIQERDVVIRLMNKCEDISNKLTKQVTMLTGNGGGWNIEQPSILNQSLSLKPYQKVGLNWLALVHKHGLNGILADEMGLGKTIQAIAFLAYLYQEGNKGPHLIVVPASTIDNWLREVNLWCPTLKVLCYYGSQEERKQIRYNIHSKYEEYNVIVTTYNCAISSSDDRSLFRRLKLNYAIFDEGHMLKNMGSIRYQHLMTINANNRLLLTGTPVQNNLLELMSLLNFVMPHMFSSSTSEIRRMFSSKTKSADEQSIYEKERIAHAKQIIKPFILRRVKEEVLKQLPPKKDRIELCAMSEKQEQLYLGLFNRLKKSINNIEKNTEMCNVMMQLRKMANHPLLHRQYYTAEKLKEMSQLMLKEPTHCEANPDLIFEDMEVMTDFELHVLCKQYRHINNFQLDMDLILDSGKFRVLGCILSELKQKGDRVVLFSQFTMMLDILEVLLKHHQHRYLRLDGKTQISERIHLIDEFNTDMDIFVFLLSTKAGGLGINLTSANVVILHDIDCNPYNDKQAEDRCHRVGQTKEVLVIKLISQGTIEESMLKINQQKLKLEQDMTTVDEGDEGSMPADIATLLKTSMGL, encoded by the exons ATGATTCAAGATGCCAGCCTAAGTGTTTTATGCTTCACCACAAAAGAA TTCACAAAGATGTCCAAAACTAATGGCTTATCAGAAGATTTGATATGGCATTGTAAAACACTGATCCAAGAAAGGGATGTAGTTATAAGGCTTATGAACAAATGTGaagacatttcaaataaattgaCGAAGCAAGTTACCATGCTCACTGGAAATGGAGGTGGATGGAACATAGAACAACCCTCTATTCTAAACCAGAG TTTGTCACTCAAGCCATATCAGAAAGTTGGTTTGAATTGGCTGGCATTGGTACATAAACATGGACTTAATGGCATTTTGGCAGATGAAATG GGCCTAGGAAAAACTATTCAAGCCATTGCATTCCTGGCATACCTCTATCAGGAGGGTAATAAAGGTCCTCATTTGATCGTTGTTCCAGCGTCAACTATAG ATAACTGGTTAAGAGAAGTTAATTTATGGTGCCCCACTTTAAAGGTGCTCTGTTACTATG GCTCTCAAGAAGAACGTAAACAGATTCGATATAACATCCATAGTAAATATGAAGAATATAATGTAATTGTGACCAC gTATAATTGTGCAATCAGCAGTTCTGATGATCGTAGTCTGTTTCGACGGCTGAAACTTAATTATGCGATTTTTGATGAGGGCCATATGCTGAAGAATATGGGCTCCATCCGCTACCAGCACCTTATGACAATTAAT GCAAATAACCGTTTGCTGCTCACAGGCACACCTGTACAGAATAATCTGCTAGAACTCATGTCCCTGTTGAACTTTGTTATGCCACACATGTTTAGTAGTAGCACCAGTGAAATACGaagaatgttttcttctaaaaca aaatcAGCAGATGAGCAAAGTATATATGAAAAGGAGAGAATAGCACAtgcaaaacaaattataaaaccATTTATTCTCAGAAGGGTAAAAGAAGAG GTTCTCAAGCAGCTACCCCCCAAGAAAGATCGAATTGAATTGTGTGCAATGTCAGAGAAACAGGAGCAACTCTATTTGGGTCTTTTCAACAGATTGAAAAAATCTATCAATAACATAG aaaaaaacacagaaatgtgcAATGTCATGATGCAATTGAGAAAAATGGCCAATCATCCTTTATTACATCGCCAATATTACACAGCTGAAAAGCTCAAGGAAATGTCTCAGCTTATGCTAAAG gAACCTACACATTGTGAAGCTAACCCTGACTTGATCTTTGAAGATATGGAAGTTATGACAGACTTTGAATTACATGTACTTTGTAAACAGTATCGACATATTAATAACTTTCAGTTAGACATGGACTTAATTTTAGATTCTGGAAAATTCCGAGTTTTAGGATGCATCTTGTCTGAATTGAAACAGAAG GGTGATAGAGTTGTATTATTTAGCCAATTTACCATGATGCTGGATATTTTAGAGGTTCTCTTAAAACATCATCAGCATAGGTACCTCAGATTAGATGGGAAGACTCAGATTTCTGAAAG GATTCACCTAATTGACGAGTTTAATACCGATATGGATATCTTTGTGTTTCTGCTGTCAACAAAAGCTGGTGgcctaggaataaacctcacTTCAGCGAATGTTGTTATACTTCATGATATTGACTGTAACCCGTACAATGACAAACAAGCAGAAGATAGATGCCATAGAGTAGGCCAGACTAA agAAGTActagttataaaattaataagccaAGGGACAATTGAAGAATCCATGCTAAAAATTAACCAACAGAAATTGAAACTAGAACAAGATATGACCACAGTCGATGAAG GTGACGAAGGGAGTATGCCAGCAGATATAGCCACGTTACTAAAAACGTCAATGGGCCTGTGA
- the SMARCAD1 gene encoding SWI/SNF-related matrix-associated actin-dependent regulator of chromatin subfamily A containing DEAD/H box 1 isoform X3, with product MSKTNGLSEDLIWHCKTLIQERDVVIRLMNKCEDISNKLTKQVTMLTGNGGGWNIEQPSILNQSLSLKPYQKVGLNWLALVHKHGLNGILADEMGLGKTIQAIAFLAYLYQEGNKGPHLIVVPASTIDNWLREVNLWCPTLKVLCYYGSQEERKQIRYNIHSKYEEYNVIVTTYNCAISSSDDRSLFRRLKLNYAIFDEGHMLKNMGSIRYQHLMTINANNRLLLTGTPVQNNLLELMSLLNFVMPHMFSSSTSEIRRMFSSKTKSADEQSIYEKERIAHAKQIIKPFILRRVKEEVLKQLPPKKDRIELCAMSEKQEQLYLGLFNRLKKSINNIEKNTEMCNVMMQLRKMANHPLLHRQYYTAEKLKEMSQLMLKEPTHCEANPDLIFEDMEVMTDFELHVLCKQYRHINNFQLDMDLILDSGKFRVLGCILSELKQKGDRVVLFSQFTMMLDILEVLLKHHQHRYLRLDGKTQISERIHLIDEFNTDMDIFVFLLSTKAGGLGINLTSANVVILHDIDCNPYNDKQAEDRCHRVGQTKEVLVIKLISQGTIEESMLKINQQKLKLEQDMTTVDEGDEGSMPADIATLLKTSMGL from the exons ATGTCCAAAACTAATGGCTTATCAGAAGATTTGATATGGCATTGTAAAACACTGATCCAAGAAAGGGATGTAGTTATAAGGCTTATGAACAAATGTGaagacatttcaaataaattgaCGAAGCAAGTTACCATGCTCACTGGAAATGGAGGTGGATGGAACATAGAACAACCCTCTATTCTAAACCAGAG TTTGTCACTCAAGCCATATCAGAAAGTTGGTTTGAATTGGCTGGCATTGGTACATAAACATGGACTTAATGGCATTTTGGCAGATGAAATG GGCCTAGGAAAAACTATTCAAGCCATTGCATTCCTGGCATACCTCTATCAGGAGGGTAATAAAGGTCCTCATTTGATCGTTGTTCCAGCGTCAACTATAG ATAACTGGTTAAGAGAAGTTAATTTATGGTGCCCCACTTTAAAGGTGCTCTGTTACTATG GCTCTCAAGAAGAACGTAAACAGATTCGATATAACATCCATAGTAAATATGAAGAATATAATGTAATTGTGACCAC gTATAATTGTGCAATCAGCAGTTCTGATGATCGTAGTCTGTTTCGACGGCTGAAACTTAATTATGCGATTTTTGATGAGGGCCATATGCTGAAGAATATGGGCTCCATCCGCTACCAGCACCTTATGACAATTAAT GCAAATAACCGTTTGCTGCTCACAGGCACACCTGTACAGAATAATCTGCTAGAACTCATGTCCCTGTTGAACTTTGTTATGCCACACATGTTTAGTAGTAGCACCAGTGAAATACGaagaatgttttcttctaaaaca aaatcAGCAGATGAGCAAAGTATATATGAAAAGGAGAGAATAGCACAtgcaaaacaaattataaaaccATTTATTCTCAGAAGGGTAAAAGAAGAG GTTCTCAAGCAGCTACCCCCCAAGAAAGATCGAATTGAATTGTGTGCAATGTCAGAGAAACAGGAGCAACTCTATTTGGGTCTTTTCAACAGATTGAAAAAATCTATCAATAACATAG aaaaaaacacagaaatgtgcAATGTCATGATGCAATTGAGAAAAATGGCCAATCATCCTTTATTACATCGCCAATATTACACAGCTGAAAAGCTCAAGGAAATGTCTCAGCTTATGCTAAAG gAACCTACACATTGTGAAGCTAACCCTGACTTGATCTTTGAAGATATGGAAGTTATGACAGACTTTGAATTACATGTACTTTGTAAACAGTATCGACATATTAATAACTTTCAGTTAGACATGGACTTAATTTTAGATTCTGGAAAATTCCGAGTTTTAGGATGCATCTTGTCTGAATTGAAACAGAAG GGTGATAGAGTTGTATTATTTAGCCAATTTACCATGATGCTGGATATTTTAGAGGTTCTCTTAAAACATCATCAGCATAGGTACCTCAGATTAGATGGGAAGACTCAGATTTCTGAAAG GATTCACCTAATTGACGAGTTTAATACCGATATGGATATCTTTGTGTTTCTGCTGTCAACAAAAGCTGGTGgcctaggaataaacctcacTTCAGCGAATGTTGTTATACTTCATGATATTGACTGTAACCCGTACAATGACAAACAAGCAGAAGATAGATGCCATAGAGTAGGCCAGACTAA agAAGTActagttataaaattaataagccaAGGGACAATTGAAGAATCCATGCTAAAAATTAACCAACAGAAATTGAAACTAGAACAAGATATGACCACAGTCGATGAAG GTGACGAAGGGAGTATGCCAGCAGATATAGCCACGTTACTAAAAACGTCAATGGGCCTGTGA